Below is a genomic region from Zeugodacus cucurbitae isolate PBARC_wt_2022May chromosome X, idZeuCucr1.2, whole genome shotgun sequence.
gatctgaatcggttactttacaatatataaagtaagcactagtgaagatatcggtgcagaactttgcacaaatactatgtttatagtgtggcagccccattctaaaaatcgccgaaatcggaccataggtttttaaggcccatatatcgaacacgaggacctcggtgcttctaacctaatattatggtttccaactttcaatggactttatacaatatatatgacgaatattaattatatactcataatataaagttaaataaataaattgcgagagtataaaatgttcggttacacccgaacttagcccttccttacttgtttctaattAAACTgttgataaaattatattttatttatgtttcaaaCATCTTTTAAACAATACTAAAATACAACCACCAGCTAGTACAAAGTCAAACGCTTTTTCGGGAAGTTTTTGTTATTGGTTGTGTAAAAACCATTAAAACTGATCATTTTCAAacgcatatatttatgtgtttttttggcagttattttaatttaaatttatatagagTAGTCCATTTGGCttccaaatttattttagtatagcacataattcataattaattcaattaaaacaaaaatattaaacattaattaattaaaaattaaatttaaatgtgtataaataataaCGACGCCCAGTATATAACATACTGCGGGTTTGGAACTAGTATGAATGCTTTTGTTCAAGTTCAAATATAGTATGCTTGCTTTGCatttaaacaaattgttttttgttcaaatatacattgtttttgttattgccctGTTTTGTGATACTTCTTAAAGCGATTTTGTTACTAATTCGTCACACAAACCTATAGCCGTTTGTCAAATTATAGAATGAGTACATTTTGTTGCCATTTACGTTACTTGTGTCTTCCTAACTTGCATAATGCTTTGGCAGAAGTGTAGTACGCACATGTTCGTAGGAGTTTAACTCCAAGCTTACACACTCAGCAGTTCGTACACCGTTTTGTATAAGCAGAGAAGCTGATTATTGTCTTCTTTCATGCTTGGTTTGTGTAGAACGTTTAACCATATGTTGTTTACATATTCAATTTATGTTGGATTGCTTAATTAAATTCATTCAAACGTTTACTCTAAAGTTGCACGAATTTTTCGCAAGTAACGCATAACCTTttgcatattatatatagtttacTAATATATTGTTAGTggcatatttgttaaaaatcatTTGTGGGTGTTTAcacattatttattaactttacATTTGCTTGTTCATAATGTAGTTATAGTAGTGTTAGGGTTTTTTCCATATAAGTTTACCATACTCGTACAGGATTTACGCACAACCACAAATATTACGctattttcttattgttttttctttttttaactcATTGTATACATTTACATTTCTAACTACGTATTTTTATGTGATGGGTCATGTAaatcaatattataaaatatattaaccaAATCTAATATGGAAttcaatgtaaaatttaaaattcgccTAGAAAGAAAATCAGGACGGACACTCCAGCAGCAATTCCCCGCATGATTCGAGTAGTGTTCAAGCAATTATTTTGTACGCACTTgtaccaagaatgatagaatatCTAATATCGATCATTCCTGCACTTGTACATTGAATATACTGCCTTTCCTGTAAGACAAGTCACTACACACAACTCAACGGGGAACACCTTTTATGTTATCTGTGCGCATTGAAcatatttatacagttttattattgtttaaactGAATATAAATACGCGAAAAGTGCAGCAACTTTTGAATGGGGTCATAAAATCCGATGGGTTTAAAGTCTACAAGTCTgattactattattataattgtttgtGCTGCAATAGTATTTAATATTATGACACTTGAAACATTATTTGCAAACATGTATGTGTCGATTAGTGTATCGATAACGATAAGAGTGTCATATAGCTGTTACATTTCAACtttctttgaaattaaattcaataaagttactAGTAAAATCCAGTAACCGACTCATAAATCACTAGCATGTTCATTGTCAAAAATAATTAgtcataaaataagaaattttgtaaaatattattataaacatgtatgtatataatatcgcGTAGTTGTAActatattttaactattttcacgTTGATAAATATCGTACAATATTCAAATTGACATATATATGCACAAAAGCACGCTACACAGAGCAGTTATATGAAACGTTTTTCGTTCGAAtggttttttacaaaaattttaatatctaacttataattaaaaattacaagctTCCATACTttaagtgtttatgtgtgtaccaacaaacacatatgtgttatatatatataaatctatatagctatatataaatatgttgtatTATTTAAACCATTAAATCGTTTATGTTAGAAAAAGAAAGTGGAAATGATGCGCTCGCAATTTTTATCGTTGTTTTTCAATGGAATGAAGTTCAAAGTTGTGTACAAACTTCAACATACGCCACTATCTtgaaaatcgtttaatttaatggaaaaaatgcaattttaaatgcACACAATTTGCAATATACttagttaattaaaatgttatgtTACAATCGAACACactgcatgttgcatgttgttcGCTAATACTAATTACAATGACTTCTATCACATAACAATATTGAACGAATATTCAAACCTCACGTTCCTTTAAACCAAACCTTGACGAAAACAGCACAAACATTAAACTGCAGCAATTgaacataaacattttaaacgaaatgaaatgatgaaaatattaatataattacgtTTAAAATAGCTTATGTAAAACTTGTGTTTAACTTCACGTTTTGTTTGCGTTTTATTCACTTTATCAAAACTTAtgctaaattgtttataaatataatatataccatTGTATAATAATAGTATTACAATACTCTCGTGACATTTTTACTTTAGCAGCTGAATACAGaatcacaaaaatattgaaaacatgaagcaataaaattataagTGCCTAAAAGAATGTagtgcaaacaaataaaaatataaaaaatactaatgtacatataacgcgctttaaaaaatatattattacaaacTTACTCCACGATTGTGATTATAAATTCCCGCTGTActctaatttattgaaaataatcttTTTTGTGAATTCTTTGTAAAGAAATAGGTTATATTCTGTATTCCGGCAGCTTGTGAAATGTGCACTCAACGTTCGGAAATGGCAATAAATATTGGTTGTATGGTGATATGTAGCGCAAATTTTATAGTAAACATGACTGACGACTTGTCACAAACAAATGCGCAAAACTGCAAATTACgctggaaatatgtatattagtaaAAGATTTGTGTGGCAAAAACCTGCTGCAGTTTTACGTATAATTTTATGGAAATCTACTTAAAtgttttcacaattttcaattattttctgcAGTAGTTGCTAAAGTTTAATAGTTTCAGGTTATTTTTAGACAATtatcaaaattatcgaaattcgAAAAGCAACACAACGTTTCGTTTGCTAATCATTAAtggcaaaattttgcaaaattgtcGAAAGTTAAAGTGTACAAGGTTGCTACATACCTACTATATTACAAGAGCCTTACAAAATTCGTTTATCCATTGTAGCTTTGCGTCGTTATAAATGGAAATTCCttgatacatatataatatatacgcaGTCATCCAAGCATAGTTATGTACACTAAAATAGCCTATTcctttgcatatataaatgaaccTCCCACCCTGtcacttcaatttttttacaaagcaaCTGTCAGCTTATGTTAAATGTTTGGAGCAAATCGATATTCTATATGTATAGTTTCTTATTGTTACGCTTACGACATACATTCATTacacatttacaattttttatataaattattacagACAGTTATTACTACAAGTATAACATAACACATTTCTTAAACCCGTAGCAGTACAATAAACAAAaagatgtaaaataaataaaaacgagctcttatatattttgttatagttCCTGGatgttttagttttatttttacctAAATACTGTTAAGCTAAAtgatttgtataatataaacatttattttactttatattttatataaaaatcagtcgtttttgtgtttttacgcttatttatgtttatatgagCTTATATCTGCTATATTAATTTCTGTGTTCGTGATTATGCAACCATCTACAACGGATGGGCAAAGGGATGGAAAATTCTAAATATACTATCGAAATACTTAAACAGCATCACTAGTgagaatctttaatatttgcgAGTTTCAGCAAATTACTTATTTTTCCCcgtttaatatttacttttacactGTGTTTATGTTATTTCTCTTATATTAGTTCCATGAATGATCAATGGCTTttagataaataataaaaaaaaatattttttttgttgatggcCATGCGCTTTTAatagagatttaaaaatatcatttagtACTAGATTTGTTCGTgacgaaataaaagaaataataataataattttgaaatcaacGTAATGTTGctgataattaaaaattcataccATAGCATATGTACATCAAAATGCAGGAGACTACTTTCATCAAAAGTTCTGGAAAGCCCTTACATATTGTGCAGCAtacaaataaaactgaaatgcTGCTTTGTTTTTTATGTCAAACTGTCAATAAGCATGCTGGCACAATTACAGTGTCGGTCCATTGTAAACTACAATGTTTGCACCGGCAGTTTCAAGTTATTGCTCGTTTAGTATGTTTAGTATATATAATTGGTTGTCGTTGTGCTACTGAATACAGCAAAAGTTTAGCAAAGAGTTGGTAAGTGTGTCTTCATTTTATGCTGCATTCTTCTTTGACccatactaaatttatatatatgtatatattcttttCGATAGAATTGAGACACTAGCAAAATTATAACGCATATAAAATAAGTTACTAAAAGGCCAGATATTTACTCTCCTGACATCATATTATGCACTTGCTCCAATTTAAAGGCAAGTCGCTGTTTCTGTGAAAATTCATCTTCTTCTAAAGTTACCGTTAATTGTTCATTGTATTTTACAGCATAAGTATATAGCTCGTGGAGGGCACAATTTGTATTGAACTCCGTAGTATGTAACTGTAatgagaaatatgaaaatagtcagttacatatacaaatatataatacaccgcgcgtcatcaggatagcgccccTAAGCATTCTTAGTTGATACCAAATATTATTCATAGCATTTGGGTTAGAGCTATAAAATTTCTTTCTAACATACTTTAAACAATTAGCCTCGAAATTAGCTATAAAACgattcaaaaaaatttgcaacCGAAAAtgcgtcatcaggatagcgccccCTACACTAACTTAAATTTTTccgtttaacatttttaaattataattcaaatatatattcaacttaaatTATTAATGGGCGGTTGCAACTTTGCTAATAATAACTGCATAAGTCTCATTGGGGAGAGAACCCTAtagttttttcataaaatctaGTGTAATGGTTGACCAAACAATTTTTATGTCGGTGATTATTTCCGTTTTGGTGGTATATTGATTACCACTCTCATACACCTTTATAACTAACCATTCCCAGACGTGATCTATGGCGGCCACTCTAGAACAACGACATTTCGACACTGTATCAATTCTAAATTGCcacaaatatttctattaacGTGAAATCCACTTTTTCAAATTcggttatatttatttgcatttctatTTGGCGTTAAAAACTGCAATTCGCGGGTATAGTATGATGTGGATCCCTACACCGTTACACTTTTGACGCTCGCTTTCATGGCGCTCGTAATGGAaacacaaacatttttcatatcggctttcataaatacatatattctcaTTCCAAAATAAGAGATAACGCCACTACTTAGAAAGTTAAACATGTTCGAATAATAATTAGGCGTATTTCATTTCGCAACTTATTAAGAGGTGgatttttctttagtttctgCTTGTTTAAACGTTCAGCTTACTTAATTAATCTTTTAGTAGTTTATTTATCACTTTACTATTGTTTTTTCTCAAATTCATGTATCGCttcgattttgtatttttcttccaCAGATAAAACAATCCTTCTCCCCAAATTGtacaacaattaaaaacaagtaaggaaaggctaagttcgggtgcaaccgaacattttatactctcgcaatttattgaagaaacttacaaacatacaaaatttacccatagaatcggcataaagtttcatagaataacgaaaagggctgaggtaattctaatattaaccaatacatatatgcggaataaagcccaccgtatttttgaaaaaccaataattaggtatgtggagatgttatgacccaattttaataatttttttaacagaaccctattagaaaaaaaacaatttcctatGAATTATactaaattatctgagagatttacccaaattttcggttaaaatttacccttaggcgctgagttcaacatgttcgatatctggggccttgaaaagttatagtgcgttttcgacaattttttcacaactgaagccagagatgatatgcactatttgtgtaaagttttattccgctatcttcattggttccttatgtttacattataaagtgagggaataatatggaattcaaaattgagttataaggaatgtagtcgtggttgtgaaccgatttcgccatattccaccagtgtcatcagggtgtcaagaaaatattatataccgaatttcattcgaatcggtcgagtagttcctgagatatggtttttgacccataagtgggcgatgccacgcccattttccattttgtaaaaaaatctgagtacagctcccttctgctatttcttctgcaaaatttagtgtttctgacgtttttcgttagtgagttaacccacttttagtaatttgcaacctaacctttgtatgggaggtgggcgtggctattatccgatttcaactattttcatgatgtgtggtggggtacataagaaaaccgactgcggaaagtttgatttatatagctttattggtttgcgagatatatacaaataaccgatttgggagcggggccacgcccacttccccaaaaaaattacatacaaatatgcccgctcctagtgcgatcctttattcgaaattttaattttataacttcatttatggcttagttatgacactttatgcgtTTGTGGTTTTCGccacaagttacagcttgcacagacggacaaacggacggacagacatccggatttcaaatctactcgtcaccttgatcactttggtatatatgactccatatctaactcttttagttttaggtgttacaaacaaccgttatgtaaacaaaactgtaatactctcgttgcaacttttgttgcgagagtataaaaactaataaattaagCTCCACAAAAAATTTCGTGCTTGTGGTTTCCAAATTATGCGAAATACTTAACATTGAAATTTCGTTTGCATATGTTTTTGAACTGTCTTggtttttaattcttttatcattttattacgAATCGTATTGTGTCCTCTTATATCTTTTTTGAGGCAAATTGTTTTAGGTatgttagaaaaatattttgtagctcaaactaaaatattatggataatatttggcatcaaccaagcatgcttgggggcgttaaccttttcacttttcttacaaatttgaatataacaaattattaatgtgATTTACTTGAACGGGCTTGGTGTAACTATTATTTTGAGCAggtgtgtatatataatttgaatatatCTATACCTATGTTTTATACACAGGTTTAAAACTGCTTAATAATTTaccaatgaaattaaaaaataaaaccagaAACGTAGAGTTTAAGCAAAATTGCATAGAATTCGTTAgaaataatgtaaatgtatttttttattttgtactaataaagttataataataataataataataatcataataataataataataataataataataataataataataataataataataataagaataataataataataataataataataataataataataataataataatagtaataaaaatagtaataattaaaattaataataataataagaagaatagtacgaatatatatacatactctcGATTCTTCGGCTAACATAGCATTCATGTCTTGATCGGATATCGATGGCATTTCTCTTATATCACGATAATATCTTTCAACCCATTTGCGATACTCCGGTATATCTTTTGCGTATAACAATTTGGAACTCGGTGAATCCTTACCtaaaaaattttgcatatatttacgTGTTAGCGCAAAATAATAAACTTAGTAAACTTACCCAAGCGGTGATCTGATGTTGAGCACGAGTCCATAAACGTCTGCGCTACTACTGATAAGCAGGAGTCAACTATGTTTGACTTATGAATATCGAAAACAAAATTCggatttttaatcaaattaaccCAAAACCTAGTGTAAACACAGCGAGTTAAGTTATTTAGTTAAGACAACGCTCAAAAATAAAGGTGGATTTTCGATATACTTACCTTAAAGGCAAACTATTGCTCTTCCAGGTGTGCACAACTTCGTGATCTGTAATGCCATGTAATATTGCTTGATCATCCAAAAAGTCGAACATATATTTGATTGCTAATGGTAACGCGGAGCCGCGATGAGCTGTACTAAATATGGTTTCAAACAGATCATCTACAAACTTCTGCAATGTGCCTTTAGTTGCTAACAGACGTGTCAAATATATCTCGGACACTAGCTTATTGACACGTTCGCCTTCCTTTTGTATATCGCTATCGTGGTGTTTGACCAAATGCCAAAATTTGATACCATTCTCATGTAAGTCATTATTTAGTGGGCTACCAGCACGGCTAAACGTTGGTGAGGAAGATGTATATTTCGATAAATTCAATGTTTCATATCTGTGGGCGAAACGGTAGGagcaaatttaaatacaaatgctTACGTAAGTATCTTTAGCTTTTCTTTTATCTATCTTCAACAATTAATGTTAGCAAACTGTTATTATCGTTAATATATAACTCACTTGTGACACTTTTCATTTTTGTCCGAAagtattgaaaagttatagttcgaacTTTGTTTGGGTACTAAGCTCAGACCGGCCCCGTCAGGAACATTATAGTGTTGTAGTGTATTGAGTTTCTTCCATTCACTCTCGGTTTTGGAAGTAGTATCTTCATCATATAAAATCACACGACCACAAGCTCCCGTACGCCATTctaagcaaatacaaatacaacatgttgcaaattaaaaaaataaaaataatgatatcACCACCCGTACCTAAGTCTAAGTCATCCCTACGCGGTCGCTGACTCCAGGGAATGTTACGATATATTGTGTCCAAGCACTTTTCCTTAACTTGTCCAATTGTATCACAGTCTAGTACCTTCACTGGTACATTTTCGGTATGCGTTGGCATCATATCAATACTATTGCAGAATATTGGCTGCTGTATAATACTAGCGTATACGGTCATTGGGCGAAAATCGATAAGTTGACGTATAAGTTTTTCTTCACTTAAAGAATAGCGTGCCTCGTGTGTGCACGCGTCAACTGGTCCTTTGTCTACTTGCCCCTTGACTGCTCTAAACAGCATATACAGTGGTTCGCCAGCGCATTCTTTCAAAAACTTGTACAGCAAGAAGGTGAACCACGCGCTAAGCATTTTTTCCGCTACACTTTCGGTGCGACGAAGCAGCAGTTTTGGATGACTCTTAccttcaatgcatttttcaattaaatcgcCAAGTAAGGTTTTCAGTATATCGGTGCAATATTCCAATTTCGATTGCAGTGTTACCATAATGAGAGAAGCGACGTTAACACGCTCACGCATAGAAAAGTAACGATTCGATTCGAGTGTACgtataaaaagcaataaaaatgttttattcatTATGAGTTGGCCGAAAAGACGTAAGCCCTTTTCTTTACGCAGTAATTCCGGACGCTCCCATTGTAACACAATATGATCTTCGTGATTGGGAAACAGGATTTTCATTGCATATGTACGATAATCCAGAAAGGGTATACCACCAGATGTAAGATCACCGGTTAGATCTGTCATTTCAGTTTGAAGCTCAGCAAAAGCTTCTTTACATTCGGCCGCAACACGTAGCTCTAATATATCCATTTGTTCTTGCATGTTGCGCAATACGCGATTGGATTCCGAAGTCTTCTTTTTATACGCTACAAGAAATGCAACAAAGATCAGTAGAATCACCACTGTACCTGCGCCAATGCCTAGCTGAACATTCTTGCTTAAATCATGCATTATATTTGGCGATGCATAGCTTAAAACACCAATACGATATTCCAGAGTGTGTCCTATGCGCACAATTACTTCCGGACCCGATTCGTTGCTTGATTCTGTGGCTACTTCTGGTGGTGGACGGCATGTCAATTGTTGACGTGACAAAGATGTTATGTTACAAATGCCTTTGCCAATGCGCACTACAACGTCGGTTTCCTTGCAAGCGCGATCCAAATTTCGCCCATTAATTGTTAAGTATtcgcttttataatatttgatatCCTCTTCGAAGTTGTAATATAGAGGATTTGGGTAAAGCTCAAAATGATTATTATGCTTACTGGAAAGATTTTGTACACGCAATACATTGTCCATAATAAAGCCATAATCTAGTAGTTCCGGGTTATCTGCATCGAATACCTCATTGTCAGTTTCAATTACAGGCGAATAGCAAAGCATCTCCGTTGCCGAACGCACCTTACATtgactataaaatattttactcttATAATTTACGTACATTCTTGGACTTTGTATATAGTTAAACTGCGTGCCGGTTACGGCAATTTCAATGCCTCCGGCTGGTATGCCGCGTGGTACTTTTAGTTGGCTACTAGGGCCTGATGACACCTGCTCGATAGTGGGATCTAGCACGTACTTAAAGTTATATTCGTTAAACTCACGTGGTCCATtgtcaaataacattttcaGACGACCCTCTATGATACCCGGCGACGGTGCAGTGCGACATATTGCTTCCGTAACATCTACGCTTATTATCTCGCAACGCAGATGCTCGTTTATGAATGCTTGTATACGAGATCCGGCATTCAAGTATTTCCCCACTATACGTAAATGTGTACCACCAGAAACTGGACCATATTGTGgcgaaaaatttgtaattttcggATCAACAAATTCATAATCTTCTTTTGATTCACCTCTGTAATCTCCGATTTGTACAACAATGCGACCACTACGATATAGTTGCACCCCGGGACTATCCACGTTGCAAACAATTTCCTTCGTATCAACATAGTACTCTTGGAAAGGCATGCAGCTTATGCCAGCTATGCGTACGCCCGAATATATGTCGGAGAAATTCTTGCCT
It encodes:
- the LOC105219006 gene encoding plexin-A2; translated protein: MRVIILFLLAFMLHYVTSIGSINTQNSQIRSIVRINDNRHISTDILYPRSLLNAAHIHNTELLSDEEEIVQNSDGIIDGFTSASLKTALTDSNSGSSPASSASTQFGGGDDSGKGGTVDVKNYSNIITNVIHFDTPLNHLVVDTFTGRVFVGGVNYLYQLSPELELHETVKTGPKNDSVECTVLDCPAHAVRKPTDNYNKVLLIDRATSRLIACGSLFQGTCTVRNLQNVSIVEQDVPDAVVANDANSSTVAFIAPGPPQPSITNVMYVGVTYTNNSPYRSEIPAVASRSLEKTKMFQIASSAVTTGTRTFINSYAREGYLINYVYGFSSERFSYFLTTQLKHNYHSSPKEYITKIVRICQEDSNYYSYTEIPIDCITGGTKYNLVQAGYLGKPSMDLAASLGITVQDDVLFGVFSVGDGNVSTDNSALCIYSLKSIRRKFMQNIKSCFNGVGSRGLDFISPNMLCVPTKLQTIGEDFCGLDVNSPLGGEQPIAVIPVAKFDTRLTSVAATSTSGYTVVFIGTANGHLKKVVVESVDSANEYADIPIKVGSPINNDMHFDSRNLFIYVMSQNEVAKVKVYDCSDYRTCGECLGARDPYCGWCSLENKCSPRASCQDDANDPLYWVSYKTGKCTTITSVVPHQLQRTTARTLELIIDHLPQLKENLVCAFTTEEKALFTNATKKRNGVNCTTPRTDMLPQIEQGKHHFTAKLSVRTKDGPDLVSTDFTFFDCSTHSSCTRCVSSEFPCDWCVEAHRCTHDTAENCRNDILVTGVSRIGPSYRSGPGFCPTINATGEGSEMLVAAGTSKSIKVKVHIIGQFIVQTRFVCQFNIEGRVTSLNAQLLGDTIYCDNMEFQYTSRSPNLTATFAVIWGGSKPLDNPHDIHVVIYRCRDMADSCGMCLALSEKYNCGWCSSTNTCEVEEQCNKNNEGKTDWLNRMETCPNPEIHLFYPKTGPWEGGTNITIRGINLGKNFSDIYSGVRIAGISCMPFQEYYVDTKEIVCNVDSPGVQLYRSGRIVVQIGDYRGESKEDYEFVDPKITNFSPQYGPVSGGTHLRIVGKYLNAGSRIQAFINEHLRCEIISVDVTEAICRTAPSPGIIEGRLKMLFDNGPREFNEYNFKYVLDPTIEQVSSGPSSQLKVPRGIPAGGIEIAVTGTQFNYIQSPRMYVNYKSKIFYSQCKVRSATEMLCYSPVIETDNEVFDADNPELLDYGFIMDNVLRVQNLSSKHNNHFELYPNPLYYNFEEDIKYYKSEYLTINGRNLDRACKETDVVVRIGKGICNITSLSRQQLTCRPPPEVATESSNESGPEVIVRIGHTLEYRIGVLSYASPNIMHDLSKNVQLGIGAGTVVILLIFVAFLVAYKKKTSESNRVLRNMQEQMDILELRVAAECKEAFAELQTEMTDLTGDLTSGGIPFLDYRTYAMKILFPNHEDHIVLQWERPELLRKEKGLRLFGQLIMNKTFLLLFIRTLESNRYFSMRERVNVASLIMVTLQSKLEYCTDILKTLLGDLIEKCIEGKSHPKLLLRRTESVAEKMLSAWFTFLLYKFLKECAGEPLYMLFRAVKGQVDKGPVDACTHEARYSLSEEKLIRQLIDFRPMTVYASIIQQPIFCNSIDMMPTHTENVPVKVLDCDTIGQVKEKCLDTIYRNIPWSQRPRRDDLDLEWRTGACGRVILYDEDTTSKTESEWKKLNTLQHYNVPDGAGLSLVPKQSSNYNFSILSDKNEKCHKYETLNLSKYTSSSPTFSRAGSPLNNDLHENGIKFWHLVKHHDSDIQKEGERVNKLVSEIYLTRLLATKGTLQKFVDDLFETIFSTAHRGSALPLAIKYMFDFLDDQAILHGITDHEVVHTWKSNSLPLRFWVNLIKNPNFVFDIHKSNIVDSCLSVVAQTFMDSCSTSDHRLGKDSPSSKLLYAKDIPEYRKWVERYYRDIREMPSISDQDMNAMLAEESRLHTTEFNTNCALHELYTYAVKYNEQLTVTLEEDEFSQKQRLAFKLEQVHNMMSGE